ATCGCGTCATCTCCTGCGTCAAAAACTTCCAGAAAGTCGACCCGGCCAAGGTTCTACTCTCCATTTCCGTCTGTTACCGCTTCAATTCACGCCTAATTTATTGATCCTGTTATATTTTCAATTGTTGCCAACCCTAGACAAATGCCACGTCACTTTCTTCTTCACGTTAGTTTCAATCTTTCTTTTCCGCATAGTCGTTTCACTTGCAACGTCAATGATGTTCAACTGTTTCCTGACCGTAACGGTTACTGATTGCATCTCTCGCGTAGTTAGAGCAGTATGAAGAGATGCTAATTTAGaatattagaataattaaaCCACTAATTTTTTCGCCATTTCTGAAGTTATAAAAGGCATGATCGACATCTCTACAAGGTGGTTTTCATTGTGCATAATGTTAAATTTAGGTGAGggaacaaatttttttatttcattttattttttacctcTTTTTTTTCAGAACTGTTTATGCAGAAGATTATctaaataaatctaaaattgtAAAAGTAATACCTTAAGTGTGAATGTGAGTATGTAACCCCCATAATTTTACCAACTCGTAAGTGCTGTTGCTTCTCCGTTTTGTGAATTGGAAAATGCAAATAGACGATTGGTTCCACAGAAATAGGAATTCAAAAACACATTTAGTCCCTTAGTATACGTATTTAAGTTAGTTTATGGGCCGGTTTAGCATGAGTTCTAATACTTAAGAAATTACTTATAAGGATTATATAGGAGAGAGAGAATGATATTTTAAGGATAAATGGATGGTTTTATTTGATGATGGATTTTTGTTTTCACTGTTTAATCAACGGACTCTGTTATGCTATGTATGAATGAAaccattttttcttatttatttagcTAACTTTTGGATTTGTATTTGTCAGGTTACCCCGAATGCTCACTTCCATAATGACCTCGGACTGGATAGTTTGGATGCTGTGGAGATTGTGATGGCTCTTGAGGAAGAGTTTGGGTTTGAGATTCCTGATAATGAGGCTGACAAGATCAACTCTATTAAACATGCTGTGGACTTCATTGCATCCCATCCTCAGGCAAAGTAGAGTGTATActatttgttttgtttcccaTTATCTAGTTTAGGTGCATCAGACATTTTTGCTACCAAAGTGATATTGTTTTCTCATCCCTTAGAAGAGTGTTTGCTGGGAATGTGCCAGCTTCCTTTGGTGGTATTGACGTCACCGAACTTCACATTTTGTGTTCCTCCGTTATTCATGTCAATAAGAATTGTGTTGAATTTCTGATTATTCTTTAGTTCTCCTCAGCAACAGATGCTTTGTGCTATTATTCTCTTctgctttgttttttttacttcatttgTAATAGTCATACTCTTGTTTAGTATCCACGCACCAAGATCGATGTTATACATGGCTGGATGCTTCATGTGCGAAGAGTTGTTCCCGTTCTAAGGAAGATCTTCTTTTACCCattggttctgttgttttcctCTTCACGGATAAACGGAACGTAAAACAcgaaaaacgaaaaaaaaaatattagaaattgaACTTTCCACCCATGAGATGTACGACATACTTATCTACGTTCTATGTCTCCACTTTTGTGGAGCGTATCAACTTtatctgtttttaattttatgtcaatTTTATCTTCAAAAACTTTAACGTGTGCAAATTTTTTAATAGGTTTAAACTCCCGTTTGGTTTttgtatttgtgtgtcaatctcaagtagTCATTGTGTTTTTTTCAGTCTCAAtcgggtccataaacttgttaaaatgagccaattaagcccTTTCCATTAATTTATCAGTAACGTCATTTGCTTGTGTTGAGttgtaatttgttttagttGACGAAGCATtgtttattaaatgtgattgGTGTTGTGTGAATAGATTGTCACGTGTGATGTTGTTAGTcttaaaacttattatttaGAGCAACCTtgattttgaaagtgttgattGGTACCAGACAGAGTGTAACGCAGCGGAATAAAGCTTAGAGTAgcagaaagcgtgttcggtcacttttttaaaataaattggtctgtttttagaaaatcaattttctttcagaaaatttatcgaacagttgatatgcgtaaaagataaaaaatgtagggaatagaaaatcacacgagtaatttttatactggttcgattcaacagaatctacgtccagtcgttaatcactataaaaagtgattaacagttccactaaaaagatgtttcatagattacaacaaatagtgaataaaacagataaataaaccttccttcgacgaacgaactggaagaagaacactctgccaattCGAAGATAACCGCTCCGATTATCGACAAACGAAatgcgagcttctcctattcacgagaccaagcagagcaccttgctaactcgaagaaaGCTTGCTctgactatcgacacacgaaacgtgagcctctcctgttcacgagaccaagcaagggaacttgaactatagcttctgagaacttcctctgacaaacagtattctgcaagagcttctgttcaacgaCTATCTCGTTTTGAACTTCACAGAAACCCAATATATAGCCAGTTGTTCTgaatatctaaggttaagtcccaactgccacgaataatcgattattataagtgataatcgattattcaagtccgttacaggtttttcaaaaatgtgataatcgattatatgaggtgataatcgattattcctgaatgactttgtgataatcgattattgccattccataatcgattattgcagttaaaaatgcaagttttacaaagtttacaagactttcctactatatttaatttctacaaattgcttttaaataattctaatatcttcttcaactaaaacttcttgcagcatcatcaaaacaattttcttcaagatttaccaatactccttattggtaataatctcccccttttttatgatgatcaaaaaattcaattttaaaagcaattttggcttacctgcaaaacatacaagctaacagaCAACAACAgagttagcaatacctgtattAATTTGTACTTCTCCCCTtatattattcttctccccctttttgatcataagcaaaaagatttGATGTAAAAagctccccctaaatatgatctccccctcaattaaacaaagtatgcatataatcaagagatcattttatttatgaaaagaaggattacattataagaagaaacataaaagacagaattataacatagatgaaatAGCAAGCAAACAACAAAACATGCTAACATAGAacctatatctaaaactcaggaCTAGGAGATCTTTCTGGAGGTTGAAGGTTGAGATGattctcgatgttagataggcgaacatcaagatcaagaaattgatcaaccatgtactcatcaaTAGATTGTtgccactcataaatctcctcaaagtgtGTTCTTTGTGCTAGACTCATATCCTCTAATTGCTTAGATAATCtagcaaaatgttcttccatggaGAGTGAGGAGGATGAGGGCATGATAGATGGACCAGCATCAGAAGGAGCAACAACACTAACTGGTTCTGCCATATGAGTATcaatgtcatcatcttcatcttcatcaggatggtcatcatctttgtgaatgaGAACTCttcctctagtaatgaatcccatctGACGAAAGATAGTATCTCCAATTTCCGAGCCAACAGTTGGAATGGCTTGGacaagttctccttcaacattTACACCTTTGTCCTCCAAAAtcctagaaataagaagagcatagggaaattgataagaatgggatttcttagcttttatcattgtgtcagcaatgagagcaggccaatcgatgtgtatgtgatttaggaTCCCATACAGAAGAAGTAGATCCTGCTCAGAAcattgagcatgattggttgctctaggacatagTATCCAGACAATCAAGTAGTGAATCATCCGTTCTTCAACTTTGAAACCTCCAACAAGTAATTGCCTTCGATTAGTCTGCTGTTCAGGGTGACGCAAGAAGGATTGGAAAGTCATCAACCTATTGAAATCTTGAAGTCCTAGATGAACTTTTACAGCATCATCCTAGATGGTAAGTTGGGCAACGTTGGtccacacatcatcatctaaaattatgCGGACACCTTTTACTTTAGTGGATATAATCCCATCTCGATATCTCAAGTTGAAGTAGAAAACTCTTATGAGATCGGGATAAATGCAACCTTTTTGCTCCACCAGATTCGTGAGTCCTTGAACAGCAAAAAGATCTAGAAATTGAAATCCATAGAAACGGAAAAAATCAAGGCGAATAtactttaccgccatgattcTTCTTTCTTGCCAAGAATTAACATAGTCCGCATGTTTTCCTTGATCTAAAATCTACCCATCAATGGTTGCAGGACGTGGTTGAGAGGAAGAGGATGCTCCAGCAGCTCTGTGGCGATGTCTTCTTGAATCCGCCATGGAGAAAGTTTGAGGTACTGAGATTTtgagaaagtgaataaaaatgGAGAGGTTTTGAGCTCAAGATTTGATTTCAGCAGTTTCTGGGTGCAAAGAagtgtctaataatcgattatagaaggctatttataagaaaaatggaaaaactagccgtttatggccgtttatagccgttatgggatgTTCCAACgactttatttttgaaactgtcagcgtgataatcgattatgcctgatgataatcgattatgcctgatgataatcgattattcgttcAAAATTTCCCAGATTTGAGTTTTAAgtttgaataatcgattatt
This sequence is a window from Vigna angularis cultivar LongXiaoDou No.4 chromosome 2, ASM1680809v1, whole genome shotgun sequence. Protein-coding genes within it:
- the LOC108327194 gene encoding acyl carrier protein 2, mitochondrial, with product MAASRSTLPLIKYLRVRVDALPRNSPLTLAPTVFLRRFCEEVRGSFLDKSEVADRVISCVKNFQKVDPAKVTPNAHFHNDLGLDSLDAVEIVMALEEEFGFEIPDNEADKINSIKHAVDFIASHPQAK